In Oncorhynchus tshawytscha isolate Ot180627B linkage group LG28, Otsh_v2.0, whole genome shotgun sequence, a genomic segment contains:
- the ranbp3b gene encoding ran-binding protein 3 isoform X3: MAELANEEKPAIAPPVFLFQKDKAQKRSADGSSAEDEGSDKEDGGYFPPVKRERTSSLTQFPPSHSGSSKNNVFMPSSFCQSPTGNSEDSEPDEKPVGFRLKPPTLIHGQAPSSDCVPGVPSQKPKEQQRSVLRPALLQAPPVKSNSESTNGVKKFSDGTSEGSSIFQNNTEHSDVLAKSPKHEREDGASREKNDCSAESSFVFGQNIKDRAKLDENSKDGKLLPLDSQEGTNYFLQYIATPSSKNAIHNTDKGAKFVFGQNMSERVLSPSKGGEASVEDCKVLPAPPVSESSSKENIPEKGNNVTESLEESAAAYTKATAKKCILEKVDVKTGEESESNVLQVQCKLFVFDKTVQTWIERGRGLLRLNDMASTDDGSLQSRLVMRTQGSLRLILNTKLWPQMQVDKASEKSVRVTAMDTEDQGVKVFLISASSREDTGQLAAALHHRILALKSRADQEPQEAPAADCAPEADLPHSEGDSDEEDEVNNAAVNSEGGEAQAAGST; the protein is encoded by the exons GTTCAGACAAAGAGGATGGTGGCTACTTTCCTCCAGTAAAAAGAGAGAGGACTTCATCTTTAACACAGTTCCCACCTTCACATTCTG GGTCTAGTAAGAACAATGTCTTCATGCCCTCAAGTTTCTGCCAGTCTCCAACTGGGAATTCAGAGGACTCAGAACCAG ATGAGAAGCCTGTAGGGTTTCGTTTAAAACCACCTACTCTCATCCACGGCCAGGCGCCTAGTTCAG ATTGTGTTCCAGGCGTCCCCAGTCAGAAACCCAAGGAGCAGCAGCGCAGTGTGCTCCGGCCAGCCTTACTCCAGGCCCCACCAGTCAAGTCCAACTCAGAGTCCACTAACGGGGTGAAGAAGTTTTCCGACGGAACGTCAGAAGGGTCGAGCATCTTCCAGAACAACACTGAGCACTCAGACGTCCTCGCTAAGTCACCG AAACATGAAAGGGAGGATGGAGCGAGCAGAGAGAAGAACGATTGTTCTGCAGAGTCCTCTTTCGTGTTTGGGCAAAATATCAAAGACCGAGCAAAG TTGGACGAGAATAGTAAAGATGGCAAGTTGTTACCCCTGGATTCTCAGGAGGGAACAAACTATTTCTTACAATACATCGCCACCCCCAG TTCAAAGAACGCCATACACAATACCGACAAGGGGGCCAAATTTGTCTTTGGACAGAACATGTCAGAGAGAGTCCTA AGCCCTTCCAAGGGAGGGGAGGCATCAGTGGAAGACTGTAAAGTCTTACCAGCTCCCCCTGTGTCTGAATCCTCTTCCAAGGAAAACATACCAGAGAAGG GTAACAACGTGACAGAGTCACTGGAGGAATCTGCAGCAGCGTACACCAAAGCCACAGCCAAGAAGTGCATCTTGGAGAAGGTAGACGTCAAAACTGGAGAAGAATCAGAAAGCAACGTTTTGCAG GTCCAGTGCAAGTTGTTTGTGTTTGACAAGACAGTCCAGACGTGGATAGAGCGGGGTCGAGGGCTGCTCAGGCTTAATGACATGGCATCCACAGACGACGGATCACTACAATCACGTCTAG TGATGCGGACCCAGGGCAGCCTTAGATTGATCCTGAACACCAAACTGTGGCCTCAGATGCAAGTGGACAAGGCCAGCGAAAAGAGTGTCCGTGTCACCGCCATGGACACAGAAGACCAAGGGGTTAAGGTCTTCCTAATATCG GCTAGTTCTAGGGAGGACACAGGTCAGCTGGCAGCAGCCCTGCACCATCGTATCCTGGCCCTGAAGAGCCGGGCGGACCAGGAGCCCCAGGAGGCCCCGGCTGCAGACTGTGCCCCCGAGGCTGACTTGCCCCACTCTGAAGGGGACAGCGATGAGGAAGATGAGGTCAACAATGCTGCAG TTAactcagagggaggagaggccCAGGCTGCTGGAAGTACATAG